In one Candidatus Rokuibacteriota bacterium genomic region, the following are encoded:
- a CDS encoding PIG-L family deacetylase: protein MVERIQRVMVITAHPDDSEFGAGGTVARLAKEGKQVAYCIVTDGSKGSGDRDMTPERLVKIRQEEQRAAARVLGVETVEFLGFPDGELEDTRESRMAVTAAIRRHRPDLIITQNPHRTKNLFASHRDHRIAAGIVLDVVYPLARDHMAFPELLAQGLEPHKVKEVHLMWWEDPEVVVDISDTIDLKLEALACHASQLRDIRAVASRVRDRAAQFGRLKGYAYAETFDRIRIER, encoded by the coding sequence ATGGTCGAGCGCATCCAGCGGGTGATGGTGATCACGGCCCATCCGGACGACTCCGAGTTCGGCGCGGGAGGCACGGTGGCCCGGCTCGCCAAGGAGGGCAAGCAGGTCGCTTACTGCATCGTGACGGACGGGAGCAAGGGATCGGGCGACCGCGACATGACCCCGGAGCGCCTCGTGAAGATCCGCCAGGAGGAGCAGCGGGCCGCGGCCCGGGTCCTGGGTGTCGAGACGGTGGAGTTCCTGGGCTTCCCGGACGGCGAGCTGGAGGACACGCGCGAGTCCCGGATGGCGGTGACCGCCGCGATCCGGCGCCACCGTCCGGACCTCATCATCACGCAGAACCCCCACCGCACCAAGAACCTCTTCGCCTCGCACCGCGATCACCGGATCGCCGCCGGCATCGTGCTCGACGTGGTCTATCCGCTGGCCAGGGACCACATGGCCTTCCCCGAGCTGCTCGCGCAGGGGCTCGAGCCCCATAAGGTCAAGGAGGTCCACCTGATGTGGTGGGAGGACCCCGAGGTCGTCGTGGACATCTCGGACACCATCGACCTCAAGCTCGAGGCGCTGGCTTGCCACGCCAGCCAGCTCCGCGACATCAGGGCCGTCGCGTCGCGCGTCCGCGACCGGGCCGCCCAGTTCGGTCGGCTCAAGGGCTACGCCTACGCCGAGACGTTCGACCGCATCCGGATCGAGCGGTAA